Proteins encoded together in one Streptomyces umbrinus window:
- a CDS encoding GNAT family N-acetyltransferase has product MTPPAGERKSGTGPASVHPLGEADLDRADEIFRVAFGTFLGAPEPKTFFGTADYVRTRWAADPQAAFAATVEGEVAGSNFAANWGSVGYFGPLTVRPDLWDQGIGRRLMEPVMDCFDTWKNRHLGLFTFSHSPKHLELYRRYGFWPRFLTAIMKKQVTGSAAVPGRVLYGQLPAAEQPDALSLCRTLTEAVYEGLSLEREIVAMHAQGLGDTILLQGAGSELDGLAVCHCGAGSEAGEDVCFVKFGAVRPGPEAANRFERLLDACERLAAERGLGQLDAGMSLARQDAYRRMVDRGFRTWLQGVTMHRPNEPGYSHPDAYVIDDWR; this is encoded by the coding sequence ATGACCCCACCGGCAGGGGAACGCAAGAGTGGCACGGGCCCTGCGTCGGTCCACCCGCTGGGTGAGGCGGACCTGGATCGGGCCGACGAGATCTTCAGGGTCGCCTTCGGGACATTCCTCGGGGCTCCCGAGCCGAAGACGTTCTTCGGGACCGCCGACTACGTCCGCACCCGCTGGGCAGCCGATCCACAGGCGGCCTTCGCAGCGACGGTCGAGGGCGAAGTCGCCGGATCGAACTTCGCCGCCAACTGGGGCAGCGTCGGGTACTTCGGCCCGCTGACCGTACGTCCGGACCTGTGGGACCAGGGCATCGGCAGGCGCCTCATGGAGCCCGTCATGGACTGCTTCGACACCTGGAAGAACCGACACCTGGGCCTGTTCACCTTCTCGCACAGTCCCAAGCACCTGGAGCTCTACCGCCGGTACGGTTTCTGGCCCCGATTCCTCACAGCCATCATGAAGAAGCAGGTCACAGGCAGTGCCGCAGTCCCCGGCCGAGTGCTGTACGGCCAGCTGCCCGCCGCCGAGCAGCCCGACGCCCTGAGCCTCTGTCGCACACTGACCGAGGCCGTGTACGAGGGCCTGAGCCTGGAACGCGAGATCGTGGCCATGCACGCGCAGGGACTCGGTGACACCATCCTGCTCCAGGGCGCCGGCTCCGAGCTCGATGGCCTGGCCGTCTGCCACTGCGGAGCCGGGTCGGAGGCCGGAGAAGACGTGTGCTTCGTCAAATTCGGAGCCGTACGCCCTGGCCCGGAGGCCGCCAACCGGTTCGAACGACTGCTTGACGCGTGCGAGCGGCTCGCCGCCGAGCGCGGCCTGGGGCAACTGGACGCCGGAATGAGCCTGGCCCGCCAGGATGCCTACCGGCGAATGGTCGACCGCGGTTTCCGCACCTGGCTGCAGGGCGTGACCATGCACAGACCCAACGAACCCGGCTACAGCCACCCCGACGCCTACGTGATCGACGACTGGCGCTGA